The Saccharothrix variisporea genome has a segment encoding these proteins:
- a CDS encoding ABC transporter substrate-binding protein produces MTAAPLRAAAALTAAALALTACGGGGNAASDDGKSFTYWSMWKENEPQAQVLAQAVADFEKETGIDVTVQWQGRDVLKKVVPALRGGDVPDLVDQEEAGVRANLVASDQFRDLSAVYAAEVPGSGKKVSEVVADKYTGTLKKDGKLFLVPYEIIGNGLWFDGSKLPGTAPTTWDELAALFAKAKGEGRAPIALDADIPYYNAYWTVGVLQGALGAGKVDELAKDKTGKAWDTPEVRAALGKVKALVDDKYFIDGYDGSKWPAVQEKWAQRQADFLLMGSWAPSETGPKAAQGFQFTFTPLPGAKTTVPVSNLGFAIPKPAKKAAAAEKFIAYFLKDVHLSKISTMAKNLTPNPELPVPDDLKGLGTALGTLPVSRPIDGIDEIPGYAEEAFYPVNDQLIKGKTDVDGFLSQLAEKQANYWKKNG; encoded by the coding sequence GTGACCGCTGCTCCACTCCGCGCCGCCGCCGCTCTGACGGCCGCCGCGCTGGCCCTGACCGCCTGTGGCGGTGGGGGGAACGCCGCAAGCGACGACGGCAAGTCGTTCACCTACTGGTCGATGTGGAAGGAGAACGAGCCGCAGGCCCAGGTCCTGGCGCAGGCGGTCGCCGACTTCGAGAAGGAGACCGGCATCGACGTCACCGTCCAGTGGCAGGGCCGGGACGTGCTCAAGAAGGTCGTGCCCGCGCTGCGCGGCGGCGACGTGCCCGACCTGGTCGACCAGGAGGAGGCCGGCGTGCGGGCCAACCTGGTCGCCTCCGACCAGTTCCGCGACCTGAGCGCGGTCTACGCCGCCGAGGTGCCCGGCTCGGGCAAGAAGGTCTCCGAGGTCGTCGCCGACAAGTACACCGGCACCCTCAAGAAGGACGGCAAGCTGTTCCTGGTGCCCTACGAGATCATCGGCAACGGCCTGTGGTTCGACGGCTCCAAGCTGCCCGGCACGGCCCCCACGACGTGGGACGAGCTGGCCGCCCTGTTCGCCAAGGCCAAGGGTGAGGGCCGCGCGCCGATCGCGTTGGACGCCGACATCCCGTACTACAACGCCTACTGGACCGTCGGCGTCCTCCAGGGCGCGCTGGGCGCGGGCAAGGTCGACGAGCTGGCCAAGGACAAGACCGGCAAGGCCTGGGACACCCCCGAGGTCCGCGCCGCCCTGGGCAAGGTCAAGGCGCTGGTGGACGACAAGTACTTCATCGACGGCTACGACGGCTCCAAGTGGCCTGCCGTGCAGGAGAAGTGGGCGCAGCGCCAGGCCGACTTCCTGCTGATGGGCTCCTGGGCGCCCAGCGAGACCGGCCCGAAGGCCGCGCAGGGCTTCCAGTTCACCTTCACCCCGCTGCCGGGCGCGAAGACCACCGTGCCGGTGTCCAACCTCGGGTTCGCCATCCCCAAGCCCGCCAAGAAGGCCGCGGCGGCGGAGAAGTTCATCGCCTACTTCCTCAAGGACGTCCACCTGTCCAAGATCTCCACGATGGCCAAGAACCTCACGCCGAACCCGGAACTGCCGGTGCCCGACGACCTCAAGGGCCTGGGCACCGCGCTGGGGACGCTGCCGGTGTCGCGCCCGATCGACGGCATCGACGAGATCCCCGGCTACGCCGAGGAGGCCTTCTACCCGGTCAACGACCAGCTCATCAAGGGCAAGACCGACGTCGACGGCTTCCTGTCCCAGCTGGCCGAGAAGCAGGCGAACTACTGGAAGAAGAACGGCTGA
- a CDS encoding carbohydrate ABC transporter permease translates to MAVASATAVAGRRVRRTKASAAPLTPLARRRRALFWPFIAPALALYLVFFVGPVLASVWISFHKWDGVGELEPRGVQNYEILLDDSTFLDSFVNTMLILVVVGVATFAVSFALTMVLREMRGRKFVRAVLFFPYIVSPVVLSVLWGFLFRSPEGLLTTLWSGVTGSTPNWLGDNLFTVICIGLIWVNTGFFTTIIMAGVDRIPADLYEDSALAGATAWQRFWHITLPLTWDVVATAAVIWTISSLKIFEFIYAFGGTTNDMPTVEVWNSALFIYGSTFGGRNPQYQFGYASASAVVMLLVVGVLVVLLRRVMRRAQIQF, encoded by the coding sequence ATGGCGGTTGCGTCCGCGACCGCGGTCGCCGGGCGTCGGGTGCGGCGGACGAAGGCGTCCGCCGCACCGCTCACGCCGCTGGCCCGCCGCCGCCGAGCGTTGTTCTGGCCGTTCATCGCGCCCGCCCTGGCGCTGTACCTGGTGTTCTTCGTGGGACCGGTGCTGGCGTCGGTGTGGATCAGCTTCCACAAGTGGGACGGCGTGGGGGAGCTCGAACCGCGCGGGGTGCAGAACTACGAGATCCTGCTGGACGACTCGACGTTCCTGGACTCGTTCGTCAACACCATGCTGATCCTGGTCGTGGTGGGCGTGGCGACGTTCGCGGTGTCGTTCGCGCTGACGATGGTGTTGCGGGAGATGCGGGGCCGCAAGTTCGTGCGGGCGGTGTTGTTCTTCCCGTACATCGTCTCGCCGGTGGTGCTGTCGGTGCTGTGGGGCTTCCTGTTCCGCTCCCCGGAGGGCCTGCTGACCACGTTGTGGTCCGGGGTCACCGGTTCGACGCCGAACTGGTTGGGCGACAACCTGTTCACCGTGATCTGCATCGGCCTGATCTGGGTGAACACCGGGTTCTTCACCACGATCATCATGGCCGGCGTCGACCGGATCCCGGCGGACCTGTACGAGGACTCCGCGTTGGCGGGAGCCACGGCGTGGCAACGGTTCTGGCACATCACGCTGCCGTTGACGTGGGACGTGGTGGCCACGGCCGCGGTGATCTGGACGATCTCGTCGTTGAAGATCTTCGAGTTCATCTACGCGTTCGGCGGGACGACCAACGACATGCCGACGGTCGAGGTGTGGAACAGCGCGCTGTTCATCTACGGCTCGACGTTCGGCGGGCGCAACCCGCAGTACCAGTTCGGGTACGCCTCCGCTTCGGCGGTGGTGATGCTGCTCGTGGTCGGTGTCCTGGTCGTGCTGCTGCGGAGGGTGATGCGCCGTGCGCAAATCCAGTTCTAG
- a CDS encoding carbohydrate ABC transporter permease, with protein MWLLAVFNVGVLAWMGVAALREHTAIFSQPWSLSTFGQFGNFAKAWSDSGFGAAALNTVVLVAGSAVVLVAISAPAAYALARSGTRISGAVALFFALGIGIPVQVIVIPLFVMMENIGLVNSLTGLFVLYVALSLPFTVFLLTAFFGSLPEEVEEAAAIDGAGPLRTFVQISLPLARGGLITALILNAIGLWNETFIALVFIQDTELQTLPLALLGFMQTQQYSGADYGALFAGVCILVLPMLALYVWLGRRIVEGMTLGAVK; from the coding sequence GTGTGGTTGCTGGCGGTGTTCAACGTCGGCGTGCTGGCCTGGATGGGTGTCGCCGCGCTGCGGGAGCACACCGCGATCTTCTCGCAGCCGTGGTCGCTGTCCACGTTCGGCCAGTTCGGCAACTTCGCGAAGGCCTGGTCGGACAGCGGTTTCGGTGCCGCCGCGCTGAACACGGTGGTGCTGGTCGCGGGTTCGGCGGTGGTGCTGGTGGCGATCTCCGCGCCCGCCGCCTACGCCCTGGCCCGGTCCGGGACGCGGATCTCCGGGGCGGTGGCGTTGTTCTTCGCGCTGGGCATCGGGATCCCGGTGCAGGTCATCGTGATCCCGCTGTTCGTGATGATGGAGAACATCGGCCTGGTCAACTCGTTGACGGGGTTGTTCGTGCTGTACGTGGCGCTGTCGCTGCCGTTCACGGTGTTCCTGCTGACCGCGTTCTTCGGGTCCCTGCCCGAGGAGGTCGAGGAGGCCGCCGCGATCGACGGCGCCGGGCCGCTGCGCACGTTCGTGCAGATCTCGCTGCCGTTGGCGCGGGGCGGGCTGATCACGGCGTTGATCCTGAACGCGATCGGGTTGTGGAACGAGACGTTCATCGCGCTGGTGTTCATCCAGGACACCGAGTTGCAGACGCTTCCGTTGGCACTGTTGGGGTTCATGCAAACTCAGCAGTACTCCGGCGCGGACTACGGCGCCCTGTTCGCCGGCGTCTGCATCCTCGTCCTGCCCATGCTCGCGCTCTACGTGTGGCTCGGCCGACGCATCGTCGAGGGCATGACGCTTGGTGCGGTGAAATAA
- a CDS encoding L-threonylcarbamoyladenylate synthase, translating to MARYFDVHPVNPQRRSIDQAVELIRSGGLIAYPTDSCYALGCSLGNKEGLDRIRQIRHLDDRHHFTLMCRDFAQLGQFVHVDNAVFRAIKSATPGSYTFILPATREVPRRLLHPKKKTVGARIPDHPVAQALLEQLGEPMLSSTLLLPGQDEPLVQGWEIKDLLDNAVDAVLDSGECGTEPTTVVDFSGGEPEVVRRGAGDPSRFE from the coding sequence ATGGCGAGGTACTTCGACGTGCACCCGGTCAACCCGCAGCGCAGGTCCATCGACCAGGCGGTGGAACTGATCCGGTCCGGCGGGCTGATCGCCTACCCCACGGACTCCTGCTACGCGCTGGGCTGCAGCCTGGGCAACAAGGAGGGCCTGGACCGCATCCGCCAGATCCGCCACCTCGACGACCGGCACCACTTCACCCTGATGTGCCGCGACTTCGCCCAACTGGGCCAGTTCGTGCACGTCGACAACGCGGTGTTCCGCGCGATCAAGTCCGCGACCCCGGGCAGCTACACGTTCATCCTCCCGGCCACGCGCGAGGTGCCGCGCCGCCTGCTGCACCCGAAGAAGAAGACCGTCGGCGCGCGCATCCCCGACCACCCGGTGGCGCAGGCGCTGCTGGAGCAACTCGGCGAGCCGATGCTGTCCAGCACGCTGCTGCTCCCCGGCCAGGACGAGCCGCTGGTGCAGGGCTGGGAGATCAAGGACCTGCTGGACAACGCGGTGGACGCGGTCCTGGACTCGGGCGAGTGCGGCACCGAGCCGACGACCGTCGTGGACTTCTCCGGCGGCGAGCCGGAGGTCGTGCGGCGCGGCGCGGGCGACCCGAGCCGGTTCGAGTAG
- a CDS encoding RNA polymerase sigma factor, translating into MTDRLDTPDDLAELYDRHARPLHAYLSRRVGAAVADDLAAEAFLVLWEQRHTYDPTRAGARAWLYGVATNLVRRHARSEERRLRAWARHGVPSASDDVGAVVAARADAGALSARLASAIAALRVEERDVLLLVAWADLTPAEIAEVRGVPVATVRTRLHRARTRLRGVDIVEGEGNG; encoded by the coding sequence GTGACCGATCGCTTGGACACACCCGATGACCTGGCCGAACTGTACGACCGGCACGCCCGTCCGCTGCACGCGTACCTGTCCCGGCGGGTCGGCGCGGCGGTGGCCGACGACCTGGCGGCCGAGGCGTTCCTGGTGCTGTGGGAGCAGCGTCACACCTACGACCCGACGCGGGCCGGTGCGCGCGCGTGGCTGTACGGGGTGGCGACCAACCTGGTCCGGCGGCACGCCCGGTCGGAGGAACGGCGGCTGCGGGCGTGGGCGCGGCACGGGGTTCCCTCGGCTTCCGACGACGTGGGTGCCGTGGTGGCTGCCCGGGCCGACGCGGGGGCGTTGAGCGCGCGGCTGGCGTCGGCCATCGCGGCGCTGCGGGTGGAGGAGCGGGACGTGCTGCTGCTGGTGGCGTGGGCGGACTTGACGCCGGCCGAGATCGCGGAGGTGCGCGGGGTGCCGGTGGCGACCGTGCGGACCCGGCTGCACCGGGCGCGGACGCGGCTGCGCGGGGTGGACATCGTGGAGGGGGAGGGCAATGGCTGA
- a CDS encoding CU044_5270 family protein, whose protein sequence is MAERDRLDEGVRGVLADPAPMSDEAFAAGRARVLAVAGGVASGPRLHSPTGDRQPAAGGSRSGSAGRWVAVAACVAVVAVAAVVGTSVSSPPEATAAEVLNRAAESVLGAHDPVLAPGQYRYTRTRDWALAVDDRGDRKFRHLYEGVSETWRPQDWRAEWLSRYTVTGKRQWVEGTEADARAAGVPLEEPRTTERTAPCGDFVPELGESGTCADVAGSWRHPTDAFLDRLPRDPAELHRQLVEAAGDVPGGPMAVAADVLATAWVPEDLRAALYQALAELPDLSVSDRAANLDGRVGVALRAGAGPQVREIVVDPATGRFLGERVIGTQEWEGLPAGTVWSFTSVTIGVADEKGVRPATG, encoded by the coding sequence ATGGCTGAGCGGGACCGGCTGGACGAGGGTGTGCGCGGGGTGCTGGCCGATCCGGCACCGATGAGCGACGAGGCTTTCGCCGCGGGCCGCGCGCGCGTGCTGGCAGTGGCGGGTGGTGTGGCCTCCGGCCCCCGTCTCCATTCTCCCACGGGGGACCGACAGCCGGCGGCGGGCGGCTCGCGGAGCGGTTCGGCCGGTCGGTGGGTGGCGGTCGCGGCTTGCGTCGCGGTGGTCGCGGTCGCGGCGGTAGTGGGAACGTCGGTGAGCTCGCCGCCCGAGGCCACCGCCGCCGAAGTGCTCAACCGGGCGGCCGAAAGCGTGCTCGGAGCGCACGACCCCGTGCTCGCGCCCGGTCAGTACCGGTACACCCGGACCCGGGACTGGGCGCTCGCCGTGGACGACCGGGGTGACCGGAAGTTCCGCCACCTCTACGAAGGCGTCTCCGAGACCTGGCGCCCCCAGGACTGGCGGGCGGAGTGGCTGTCCCGCTACACCGTCACCGGCAAGCGCCAGTGGGTCGAGGGCACCGAAGCCGACGCGCGGGCCGCGGGCGTCCCCCTCGAAGAACCCCGCACCACCGAGCGCACCGCCCCCTGCGGCGACTTCGTCCCCGAACTCGGCGAGAGCGGGACGTGCGCGGACGTGGCCGGCAGCTGGCGGCACCCCACCGACGCCTTCCTCGACCGCCTGCCCCGCGACCCGGCCGAGCTGCACCGGCAGCTGGTCGAGGCGGCCGGGGACGTCCCCGGTGGGCCGATGGCCGTCGCCGCCGACGTGCTCGCCACGGCGTGGGTGCCCGAGGACCTGCGGGCGGCGCTCTACCAGGCCCTGGCCGAACTCCCCGACCTGAGCGTCTCCGACCGCGCGGCGAACCTGGACGGGCGGGTCGGCGTCGCGTTGCGGGCGGGGGCCGGGCCGCAGGTGCGGGAGATCGTCGTCGACCCCGCCACCGGCCGGTTCCTCGGCGAGCGGGTGATCGGCACGCAGGAGTGGGAGGGGTTGCCCGCGGGCACGGTGTGGTCGTTCACCTCCGTCACGATCGGGGTGGCCGACGAGAAGGGCGTGCGGCCCGCGACGGGCTGA
- a CDS encoding S8 family peptidase, giving the protein MRQPTLPGRTAGLGLAVTTAVAAAFVLPGAATAAPEGPIVAESAPNAVADSYIVVLKDDGLAQSDVSGKVADLTGRYGGKVGFTYRAAMKGFSVTLSARQAKRLAADPAVSYVEQDRTVQVLTDQLNPPSWGLDRVDQADLPLDQKYSYGTEASNVNAYVIDTGINYNHNDFGGRATFGFDAFTDGQNGKDCHGHGTHVAGTVGGATYGLAKKVNLKAVRVLNCQGGGSVSTEAAGVDWVTANAVLPAVANMSLYTGTANEPSRVLDDAVRASIAKGVSYVVAAGNFNDDSCKYSPQRVTETINVGATTNTDARSSFSSYGTCTDLFAPGSNIVSASYSNNSGSATMSGTSMASPHVAGAVALYLAANPTKTPAEVHSAILAQATPNKVTNPGTGTPNRLLRVGGGTTGVSVTNPGNQTTAVGGTANLQLTASGGTAPYTWSATGLPAGLSIGSSTGLITGTATTAGTYTVTATATASAGGSGSTTFTWTVGAAGCATLTNGTDVAIPDAGSAVTSTITVSGCAGNASATSKVEVHIKHTWRGDLVIDLVAPDGTAYRLKSSSSSDSADNVDATYTTNLSSEARNGTWSLRVQDVARYDTGTIDTWSLTL; this is encoded by the coding sequence ATGCGTCAACCCACCCTGCCCGGACGAACAGCCGGCCTGGGACTCGCGGTCACCACCGCCGTCGCCGCCGCGTTCGTCCTGCCCGGTGCGGCCACCGCCGCGCCGGAAGGCCCGATCGTCGCCGAGAGCGCGCCGAACGCGGTCGCGGACAGCTACATCGTCGTGCTCAAGGACGACGGGCTCGCACAGTCCGACGTCAGCGGCAAGGTCGCCGACCTCACCGGCCGCTACGGCGGCAAGGTCGGCTTCACCTACCGCGCGGCCATGAAGGGCTTCTCGGTCACCCTGTCGGCCAGGCAGGCCAAGCGCCTGGCCGCCGACCCGGCCGTGTCCTACGTGGAGCAGGACCGCACCGTCCAGGTGCTCACCGACCAGCTCAACCCGCCGTCGTGGGGCCTGGACCGCGTCGACCAGGCGGACCTGCCGCTGGACCAGAAGTACAGCTACGGCACCGAGGCGTCCAACGTCAACGCGTACGTCATCGACACCGGCATCAACTACAACCACAACGACTTCGGCGGGCGCGCGACCTTCGGGTTCGACGCGTTCACCGACGGCCAGAACGGCAAGGACTGCCACGGCCACGGCACGCACGTCGCCGGCACCGTCGGCGGCGCGACCTACGGCCTGGCCAAGAAGGTCAACCTCAAGGCCGTGCGCGTCCTGAACTGCCAGGGCGGCGGCTCGGTGTCCACCGAGGCGGCCGGCGTCGACTGGGTGACCGCGAACGCGGTGCTCCCGGCCGTGGCCAACATGAGCCTCTACACCGGCACCGCGAACGAGCCCAGCCGCGTGCTCGACGACGCCGTGCGCGCCTCGATCGCCAAGGGCGTGTCCTACGTCGTCGCGGCGGGCAACTTCAACGACGACTCCTGCAAGTACTCGCCGCAGCGCGTCACCGAGACCATCAACGTCGGCGCCACCACCAACACCGACGCCCGGTCCTCGTTCTCCAGCTACGGCACGTGCACGGACCTCTTCGCGCCCGGCTCCAACATCGTCTCCGCGTCCTACTCGAACAACTCGGGCTCGGCGACGATGAGCGGCACGTCGATGGCCTCGCCGCACGTCGCCGGCGCGGTCGCGCTGTACCTGGCGGCCAACCCGACCAAGACCCCGGCCGAGGTGCACAGCGCGATCCTGGCGCAGGCCACCCCGAACAAGGTCACCAACCCGGGCACCGGCACCCCGAACCGCCTGCTGCGCGTCGGCGGCGGCACCACGGGCGTCTCGGTCACCAACCCCGGCAACCAGACCACGGCCGTGGGCGGCACGGCGAACCTCCAGCTCACCGCCTCGGGCGGCACGGCCCCGTACACGTGGTCGGCCACGGGCCTGCCGGCGGGCCTGAGCATCGGCTCGTCCACCGGCCTGATCACCGGCACCGCCACCACCGCCGGCACGTACACGGTCACCGCGACCGCCACGGCGTCGGCGGGCGGCTCGGGCAGCACCACGTTCACCTGGACGGTCGGCGCCGCCGGCTGCGCGACCCTGACCAACGGCACGGACGTGGCCATCCCGGACGCCGGCTCGGCCGTCACCAGCACCATCACGGTGTCCGGCTGCGCGGGCAACGCCTCCGCCACCTCGAAGGTGGAGGTGCACATCAAGCACACCTGGCGCGGTGACCTGGTCATCGACCTGGTGGCCCCGGACGGCACCGCGTACCGCCTGAAGAGCTCCAGCAGCAGCGACAGCGCGGACAACGTGGACGCCACGTACACGACCAACCTGTCCTCGGAGGCCCGCAACGGCACGTGGTCCCTGCGCGTCCAGGACGTGGCCCGCTACGACACGGGCACGATCGACACCTGGAGCCTGACCCTGTAA
- a CDS encoding PQQ-dependent sugar dehydrogenase, whose amino-acid sequence MRLRPRLKTALLTLTLPAAALVAVPAVHAAVLPPNFSDQVVFSGLTNPTAVRFAADGRVFVAQKNGVIKVFDNLADTTPTTFADLSASVHDFWDRGLLGLALHPGFPSTPYVYALYAYDARIGGTAPTWGDGCPTPPGPTTDGCLVSGRLSRLTASGNTAVSEQVLINDWCQQYPSHSIGTLLFGRDGALYVTGGDGASFNNVDYGQYGNNYAGDQVNPCGDPPGGVGTTLTSPSAQGGALRSQSVRRTPVTLDGTVLRVDPMTGQGLADNPFASSSDPNARRIVGYGLRNPFRMTQRPGTDELWIGDVGWGTWEEVDRLVPGGGRNFGWPCYEGDARQGGYEGAGLTMCSSLYSTAGSVTAPYYAYNHNACVVNYTGCRTGGSSITGIAFYNGGSYPSAYNGALFFGDHSRNEIWAMMPGANGLPDPAVRQCLVCADSSGAGAGHPVDLQIGPGGDLFYVNMDNGTIHRVVYTAANQPPTARISANPTSGDAPLTVNFSGTASTDPEGGALAYSWDLDGNGTFGDATGATTSRTYTTSGTYTASLRVTDPQGATGTASVTITVGNTPPNPIIDTPSASLRWKVGDVIPFSGRATDTQDGSVAASGLSWTLLLDHCFSTSDCHEHVVETFNGVASGQFTAPDHQYPASLRLRLTATDSQGLSTSTTVRLEPQTVQLTFKTSPGGLRLSGLGFNESTRSTPFTVTVIVGSANSVSAPETQVQNRSTYTFVSWSDGGAKEHTITAPPFNTTYTAIYRKR is encoded by the coding sequence ATGAGACTGCGCCCCAGGCTGAAGACAGCGCTGCTCACCCTCACCCTGCCGGCGGCGGCCCTGGTCGCCGTGCCGGCGGTCCACGCGGCCGTGCTGCCGCCGAACTTCAGCGATCAAGTGGTGTTCAGCGGCCTGACCAACCCCACCGCGGTCCGGTTCGCCGCGGACGGCCGGGTGTTCGTGGCGCAGAAGAACGGCGTCATCAAGGTGTTCGACAACCTCGCCGACACCACGCCGACCACGTTCGCCGACCTGTCCGCGAGCGTCCACGACTTCTGGGACCGCGGCCTGCTGGGCCTGGCACTGCACCCCGGCTTCCCGAGCACGCCGTACGTCTACGCCCTCTACGCCTACGACGCCCGCATCGGCGGCACCGCCCCCACCTGGGGTGACGGCTGTCCGACGCCACCCGGGCCGACCACGGACGGCTGCCTGGTGTCCGGCCGGCTGTCCCGGCTGACCGCGAGCGGCAACACGGCCGTGAGCGAGCAGGTGCTGATCAACGACTGGTGCCAGCAGTACCCGAGCCACTCGATCGGCACGCTGCTGTTCGGCCGCGACGGCGCGCTGTACGTCACCGGCGGCGACGGCGCGAGCTTCAACAACGTCGACTACGGCCAGTACGGCAACAACTACGCGGGCGACCAGGTCAACCCGTGCGGCGACCCGCCCGGCGGCGTCGGCACCACGCTCACCTCCCCCAGCGCCCAAGGCGGCGCGCTGCGCAGCCAGAGCGTGCGCCGCACCCCCGTGACGCTGGACGGCACGGTGCTGCGCGTCGACCCCATGACTGGGCAGGGCCTCGCGGACAACCCGTTCGCGTCCTCCTCCGACCCGAACGCGCGCCGGATCGTCGGCTACGGCCTGCGCAACCCGTTCCGGATGACCCAGCGGCCCGGCACCGACGAGCTGTGGATCGGCGACGTCGGCTGGGGCACGTGGGAGGAGGTCGACCGGCTCGTCCCCGGCGGTGGTCGCAACTTCGGCTGGCCGTGCTACGAGGGTGACGCACGCCAGGGCGGTTACGAGGGCGCGGGCCTGACGATGTGCTCCAGCCTCTACAGCACCGCGGGTTCGGTCACCGCGCCTTACTACGCCTACAACCACAACGCGTGCGTCGTGAACTACACCGGCTGCCGCACCGGCGGTTCGTCCATCACGGGTATCGCGTTCTACAACGGCGGTTCGTACCCGTCCGCGTACAACGGCGCGTTGTTCTTCGGCGACCACAGCCGCAACGAGATCTGGGCGATGATGCCGGGAGCGAACGGCCTGCCCGACCCGGCCGTGCGGCAGTGCCTGGTGTGCGCGGACTCGTCCGGTGCCGGTGCCGGCCACCCGGTGGACCTGCAGATCGGCCCCGGCGGCGACCTGTTCTACGTCAACATGGACAACGGGACGATCCACCGGGTCGTCTACACGGCGGCGAACCAGCCGCCCACCGCCCGGATCTCGGCCAACCCGACCAGCGGTGATGCGCCTCTGACGGTCAACTTCAGCGGGACGGCGTCCACCGATCCCGAGGGTGGCGCGCTCGCCTACAGCTGGGACCTGGACGGCAACGGCACCTTCGGCGACGCGACGGGTGCCACGACTTCCCGCACGTACACGACGTCCGGCACGTACACGGCGTCGTTGCGGGTCACCGATCCGCAGGGTGCGACGGGGACGGCGTCGGTCACCATCACCGTCGGCAACACGCCGCCGAACCCGATCATCGACACCCCGTCGGCGAGCTTGCGCTGGAAGGTCGGGGACGTGATCCCGTTCTCCGGCCGGGCGACCGACACCCAGGACGGTTCGGTGGCGGCGTCCGGGCTGAGCTGGACCCTGTTGCTGGACCACTGCTTCAGCACGTCGGATTGCCACGAGCACGTGGTGGAGACGTTCAACGGTGTCGCGAGTGGACAGTTCACCGCGCCGGACCACCAGTACCCGGCGTCTCTTCGCCTGCGGTTGACCGCGACGGACTCGCAGGGGTTGAGCACGTCGACGACGGTCCGGTTGGAGCCGCAGACCGTGCAGCTGACGTTCAAGACCAGCCCGGGCGGGCTGCGCCTGTCGGGGTTGGGGTTCAACGAGTCGACGCGGTCGACCCCGTTCACGGTGACGGTCATCGTGGGCTCGGCCAACTCGGTGAGCGCGCCGGAAACCCAGGTCCAGAACCGCTCGACCTACACGTTCGTCTCGTGGTCGGACGGCGGGGCGAAGGAACACACCATCACCGCACCCCCGTTCAACACCACTTACACCGCCATCTACCGCAAGCGCTGA
- a CDS encoding FadR/GntR family transcriptional regulator produces the protein MRGFRVVGTTKPGLHQTVLDDLGRLITSGAIAPGDVLRIDELAERNGVSRPVIREVVRVLESMGVLTTRRRVGVTVAERAAWNVFDPRIIRWRLDGADREAQLESLGELRGGVEPVAAALAATRATPEQCGDLTRAVMDMAVHGKAGNLEAYLEADLLFHRTLLAASGNEMLAALTDVVSEVLIGRTHHGLMPTHPNPAAIRLHADVAQAVQSGDPAAAEQAMRDIITEASDALRGT, from the coding sequence GTGAGAGGATTCCGCGTCGTGGGGACCACCAAACCGGGCCTGCACCAGACCGTCCTGGACGACCTGGGGCGGCTGATCACCTCCGGCGCCATCGCGCCCGGCGACGTGCTGCGCATCGACGAGCTGGCCGAGCGCAACGGCGTGTCCCGGCCGGTGATCCGCGAGGTCGTGCGGGTGCTGGAGTCGATGGGGGTGCTCACCACGCGGCGGCGGGTCGGGGTGACCGTGGCCGAGCGGGCGGCGTGGAACGTGTTCGACCCCCGGATCATCCGCTGGCGCCTGGACGGGGCGGACCGCGAGGCGCAACTGGAGTCGTTGGGCGAGCTGCGCGGCGGGGTCGAGCCGGTGGCGGCGGCCCTGGCGGCGACGCGCGCGACGCCCGAGCAGTGCGGCGACCTGACGCGGGCGGTGATGGACATGGCCGTGCACGGCAAGGCGGGCAACCTCGAGGCCTACCTGGAGGCGGACCTGCTGTTCCACCGGACGCTGCTGGCCGCGTCGGGCAACGAGATGCTGGCGGCACTGACCGACGTGGTCTCGGAAGTCCTCATCGGCCGGACCCACCACGGCCTCATGCCCACCCACCCGAACCCGGCCGCGATCCGCCTGCACGCCGACGTGGCCCAGGCCGTGCAGTCCGGCGACCCGGCCGCCGCCGAACAGGCCATGCGCGACATCATCACCGAGGCTTCCGACGCCCTGCGCGGCACCTGA
- a CDS encoding gluconokinase yields the protein MSQPIVVMGVSGSGKTTVGTALARRLGVPFADADDFHPPANIAKMAAGTPLDDADRAPWLAAIAAWLADHTAGGVVTCSALKRTFRDQLRAAAPAVFVHLAGDPDVVRARVAARPGHFMPVSLVASQFAALEPLDADEPGVVLDLDQPVEDLVTSCLAVAEGLPT from the coding sequence GTGTCACAGCCGATCGTGGTCATGGGTGTGTCGGGCTCGGGCAAGACGACCGTGGGCACCGCGCTCGCCCGCCGCCTGGGCGTGCCGTTCGCCGACGCGGACGACTTCCACCCGCCCGCCAACATCGCCAAGATGGCCGCCGGCACGCCCCTGGACGACGCCGACCGGGCACCGTGGCTGGCCGCGATCGCCGCGTGGCTCGCCGACCACACCGCCGGGGGCGTGGTCACCTGCTCGGCGCTCAAACGCACTTTCCGCGACCAGTTGCGCGCCGCCGCCCCGGCGGTGTTCGTGCACCTCGCGGGCGACCCGGACGTCGTGCGCGCCCGCGTCGCGGCCCGGCCGGGCCACTTCATGCCGGTGAGCCTGGTCGCCTCCCAGTTCGCCGCCCTCGAACCGCTCGACGCCGACGAGCCCGGCGTCGTGCTCGACCTCGACCAGCCGGTCGAGGACCTCGTCACCTCCTGCCTCGCCGTCGCGGAAGGACTGCCGACATGA